TGCGCGTGATACTCGACGTTGGGCATGGTCGTGAGCAGCTCGAGATTGTACTCGCGCTCGAGGCGCTCGCGTACGATGTCCATGTGGAGCAGGCCGAGAAAGCCGCAGCGGAAGCCGAACCCCAGCGCCTGCGACGACTCCGGCTCGTACGTGAGCGCAGCATCGTTGAGCTTGAGCTTCTCGAGCGCGTCGCGCAGCTCCTCGAATTTGTCCCCCTCGATGGGAAAGAGTCCGCAGAAGACCATCGGCTGCACAACCTTGTAGCCCGGCAAGGGTTGGCCGGCCGGACGCCGTTTGTCCGTGATGGTGTCGCCGACGCGCACCTGCGCGACATCCTTGATCCCGGTGATGATGTAGCCGACCTCGCCCGTCCGCAGAGTCTCCGCCGGCGTCATCTTGGGGCCGAAGTAACCGAGCTCTTCGATCTCGGCCTCTTGGCCCGTCCCCATCATGCGAATGATCTGCCTGCGGTTGAAGACACCGTCGACGACGCGCACGTAGGCGACCACACCGCGGTACTGATCGTACTCGCTGTCGAAGATGAGCGCCCGCCCGGGCGCCTCCGTATCCCCCTCCGGCGGCGGCGTACGCGTCACCACCGCTTCGAGCACGTCGGCGACGCCCGCGCCGGTCTTCGCCGAGACGCAGAGTATCTCGTCGTGGGTCGCGCCGGTGAGCTCGTGCAGCTCGAGCTCAGCCTCTTCCACGTCGCTGGCCGGCAGGTCGATCTTATTGAGGACCGGTACGATCTCGAGATCGTTCTCGATCGCCAGGTAGGCGTTGGCGACGGTCTGCGCCTCGACCCCCTGCGTCGCGTCGACGAGCAGCACGGCACCCTCGCAGGCGGCCAGACTGCGCGAGACCTCGTATGTGAAGTCGACGTGGCCGGGCGTGTCGATGAGGTTGAGCTGATAGTCGCGGCCGTCACGCGCCGTGTAGGCGATGCGGACGGCCTGACTCTTGATGGTGATGCCGCGCTCGCGCTCGAGCTCCATCTTGTCGAGGAGTTGCTCCTTCATGTCGCGCGCCGCGACCGTGCCTGTGAGTTCGAGAATGCGATCGGCAAGCGTCGACTTGCCGTGGTCGATGTGCGCGATGATGCTGAAGTTGCGGATATGACTGAGGGCGGCCACGGCCGCCTATGATACAGCTTCGCGAGCGCGGTCTATTCGCCCGCGACGGTGCGCACGCGGCGGCGGCGCAGCGCACGCCACACCGCCGTGAGCTCATCCAGCTTGAGCAGACGCGCAAGCCCCACGTAGACGAGCCCACCACCGGCAACAGCCACGCTCGTCGCCACGAGCAGTTCCGCGAAGCCGGCGGCGGCGTAACCCTCGAGCAACCGCCAGAGCACACCGGAGACGAGCGCGAGACCGCCGGTACACACGGCCGCTCGCGCCGCGGTGCGGACGATCCGGCGGCCGTCCAAGCGCCCGAGCTCGCGGCGCAGCAACACGGCCAGCGCCGCGAAATTCACGAGCGAGACGAGCCCCATGCTGAGCGTGATGCCGGCCACGCCGAATGGCCGGTACAGCAACCAGCACAACACCACGGTCGCCGCCAGATTGAGCAGACTCACGTAGAACGGCAACCACGGTCGGTGCATGCTCTGGAAGGCACGATTGAGCATGATGTTGGCGTTGGCGAACACGAGACCCACAGCCATGAAGGCCAGCGCCAGCGCGACCTCTGCGGTGGCTTCCGCATCGAACCGGCCGCGCTGGTACACCAGCCGCACAAACGCCTGCGGCATCACCATGAACCAGGCGACGAACGGCAGCGAGACGACCACCATCTGACGTACACCGAAGGAGACGGTGTCGCCGAATCGCCCGTCTTCGCGGGAGAGTGCGAAGCGCGAGAGCGAAGGAAACAGCACCGTGCCGATGGTTACGGCGAACACCCCCTGAGGCAGCTGATAGAGACGAAAGGCATAGCCGATCTCGGCCCCCGCGCGGTCGCTGACGAGCTGTGCGAACACCGTGCCGATGAGCGCATTGAAGTTGAGGACGCCGAGCGTGATCGTGATCGGCACCATGAGCAGTAGGACCTCGCGCAGCAGCGGGTCGCGCAAGCCGAAACGCGGCCACAGCCAGCGGTCGGCATGCCCCATGCTCGCGGCAAGCAGTCCGAACTGAAGGAGTGTACCGACGAGCATGCCGAACGCTGCCGCGTATACCCCCATCGTGCTCCCGAAGAGAAGCACCATGACGATGATCGTGAGATTCCAGACGATCGAGACCACCGCCGGCATGGTGAAGCGCTCCAGCGAGTAGAGCACACCGCTGACGGCGCCGGCGAGCGAGAACAGCAGAACCGTCGGCAGCAGGATGCGCAACATGTCGGCGGCGAGCGCTCGGCTGGCGGCGTCCTGAGTCAGCTTCGGGAAGACAGCGTGAGCGAGCGGGTCGGCGGCGAACATGAGCAGCACCACCACGCCGCCGACCACCACGAGGATCAGCCCCAGAAGGTTCGAAGCCAGTTGAAAGGCACGCTCGCGCTCGCCCTTGGTCAGAAGCGCCGTGAAGACCGGCACGAAGGCGGCGCTAATGGCGGCGTCGGCGACCAGTTGTTGAATGAGGTTGGGGATAACCGAGACCGACACCAGGGTGTTGTACTCGGCGCCGACACCGTAGATCGCGGCGGTGACGATCTCACGACCGAGCCCCGTGACACGCGAGAACACCGTCGCCGACGCGAAGATGAGCGCCGCGAAGGCGAGCTTACGCGAATGGTCCGTCATGACCTCAACTGTTCGACCGCCGGGCGCGAACTACTGCCCCCTCGAGGGGCCGTCGGCAGTCTAGCAGAGGCTTATCCGCACCAGTACGCCTCCCAGCCGCGATAGCGCCAACTCAAATGCCACGGCACGCAGTATCCCTCGCCGATCGTGATGCAGTAGAAGCGCTCCGTTCCCTCCGGAGGGCGAACATGAATGCGCGCCGGACCCTCCGGCACATCGCGGAACGCGGCGGCATGATACGTGCTGCCGGCAGGCAGCGATGCGCCGCTCGCACCGAACTCCGACTTGACGCCGCCTGCAATGGGGGCGCCACTCACCCAGTCGCCGTCGACGAAGAGCGAAACCCGATCGCCGTGTTCCGCGGTTGCTTCGGCGCGACCTGTAATGACCAAGAGGTTACGCCTGCGCCCATCGGTAGATGTTTGCGTCTCAGACGTGGCCTGCACACAACCCCCTGTTCTCCCGGCGTGTTCCGTAACCGCATACATACTCCGCTTCTCACTCTAACGCAAGACGTCACAAACGTACGTATGTGTTCCTAAGTGGCTTCCTGATCCATCAGTCGAGCGTCTCGGACTCGACTGCATAGCGTGGACCAGTTCGCGATCCAACTACGGGCAGAGCGTCGATGGTGACGACGCCGGAGAAGTGCGCGA
This window of the Thermoleophilia bacterium genome carries:
- the lepA gene encoding translation elongation factor 4, encoding MAALSHIRNFSIIAHIDHGKSTLADRILELTGTVAARDMKEQLLDKMELERERGITIKSQAVRIAYTARDGRDYQLNLIDTPGHVDFTYEVSRSLAACEGAVLLVDATQGVEAQTVANAYLAIENDLEIVPVLNKIDLPASDVEEAELELHELTGATHDEILCVSAKTGAGVADVLEAVVTRTPPPEGDTEAPGRALIFDSEYDQYRGVVAYVRVVDGVFNRRQIIRMMGTGQEAEIEELGYFGPKMTPAETLRTGEVGYIITGIKDVAQVRVGDTITDKRRPAGQPLPGYKVVQPMVFCGLFPIEGDKFEELRDALEKLKLNDAALTYEPESSQALGFGFRCGFLGLLHMDIVRERLEREYNLELLTTMPNVEYHAHLTKGDVMLVRNPSQLPDQTNIDHIEEPYVSASILVPSEFVGTIMELCQSRRADFVDMKYLSPHRVEMHYRLPLSEIVLDFFDQLKTRTRGYASLDYEFHGYRESDLVKLDILLAGDTVDALSLIVPRDRAHQRGKALVSKLRQKIPRQLFEVPVQAAIGNKVVARETISAKRKDVLAKCYGGDITRKRKLLEKQKEGKKRMKQLGVVEVPQEAFLAVLELDVGE
- the murJ gene encoding murein biosynthesis integral membrane protein MurJ; translated protein: MTDHSRKLAFAALIFASATVFSRVTGLGREIVTAAIYGVGAEYNTLVSVSVIPNLIQQLVADAAISAAFVPVFTALLTKGERERAFQLASNLLGLILVVVGGVVVLLMFAADPLAHAVFPKLTQDAASRALAADMLRILLPTVLLFSLAGAVSGVLYSLERFTMPAVVSIVWNLTIIVMVLLFGSTMGVYAAAFGMLVGTLLQFGLLAASMGHADRWLWPRFGLRDPLLREVLLLMVPITITLGVLNFNALIGTVFAQLVSDRAGAEIGYAFRLYQLPQGVFAVTIGTVLFPSLSRFALSREDGRFGDTVSFGVRQMVVVSLPFVAWFMVMPQAFVRLVYQRGRFDAEATAEVALALAFMAVGLVFANANIMLNRAFQSMHRPWLPFYVSLLNLAATVVLCWLLYRPFGVAGITLSMGLVSLVNFAALAVLLRRELGRLDGRRIVRTAARAAVCTGGLALVSGVLWRLLEGYAAAGFAELLVATSVAVAGGGLVYVGLARLLKLDELTAVWRALRRRRVRTVAGE